Proteins found in one Plasmodium knowlesi strain H genome assembly, chromosome: 12 genomic segment:
- a CDS encoding metacaspase-2, putative, which yields MNNANTYSPLYSSYENINIYKQNKQLGHEDYDTSTANISCDSKGRILIKDIEDDNKNIGTKINGMTNTKNGMKNTNKYEKREDMPPVHVQMKSQSFATSNQYGKNLINDNNIPTKKYLYPISGLRYGNVLGSKDSSSMNDIRYGYRKESTLNRNVNCNGAYTTKYPANYISSLRTQGSCSPNGPHNMSNYNPPNIANNFSSYQMRDGKENRNILNEFNKNIYQHYSRIVLDDYNRKVQDHHNVKYPNGKFSSYDKNYHPASHNNNHSFISNAREAVNFYSNNNITLRNYVPYGNRNLQNDRHIRSGSFILSSDAPKNTTLHMLNPTQNIKDGSKRNVFKIFNRKKEHNKNLTPSVNSYDHLPNIQKEQRRSLSSINRTNLSSTSFRRDINQQETSNWKREQNNNTFRKIYNFIFPSSPSKSQNSFDANCEGNKFVTSPRDSSLNHPYPRCSNAYMLNNNSNKNKVFNMTGYNLSDIHNDKVIGDCSKWNYNTSNSKPFPNISFPSPKNSDHLKYTSPAFISRKGDEIMSLRRDDQFAKIYSAHNGGVPNGNPQISVVSQKNAYQDDRHGYHEKLITNIYQFTGGLAHKGGNHKNVMNNGVNSATNNGTNNCTNNLPQGEATSPADVSIEAPHDGHVLHFDICKDSAKSGDAANISICNKNHQEGKNSAVELAQNKNVVNEQNQHRSTEAIHPSSHPNSHPNSHPNNHPDSHPNKEIEKNEPPKGESMMSTDNNAANDASDNNTKKINQVFKEQMNNIYRTSIETENNSIKIVSDYDRKKSKQNIYNYSTVIQNNFINGSDKMSKILVGIKNENGTQNKNDANVEFLNVNKYINNIFKTSNNNYKYAGNKEGVVIGEYGQGNNTSKNNPFGQMDIRENTKWGMPNQKAFKTYQNFSPSGDHIMNDAHRLRELEKKHGVISNPILCANNMTNGINDNTKHLMTKCTLNKFLYEQKKQEIQTHGRKMSIPNTMHHFMYMNEKGLESLPLANHKENPIVKLLNRGNRNGPNVESNINLIDGNAHIVNMIKKMHNGGNEDDLPDNVISNQGYIKPDHLSRLTQNEMNKNVLGNMNDVHYQYIKSIVSMDDKAHAPINAKTNYQENDPTKMHANREEHPKDGTEHVASQSADVHNISLKKEKKKKSGKKKKKSSQNVHYDIDQILQLKSKVYEELNTCLKCINSLTKNKKLFEQLKKYKNKLDKKARMVDDTSDLSHSDQANSYYTMRNSCLSSFLCNENTSADAQGVQCATGVASGGCATSVDYLANAKNPPKLHPDKGISNHMDNKANVATGPRDEKSELIKKVNQTSISSLPLRIDKSKISTNKDCPNQFQHKQIGLSEPGRKKDNVHFNLCDKNVFRDVEKEERSYLKNEESRYSLYEEESPNVGKRKALLVTLNYNGLLEGCVNDTLEICEHLVETFKFNELILLNDCNLCYRNFVAQKASKSNIINNLYEFVVNSNNGDILFFYFCGYSIKIIDSKFSQNNNFALLPEDHSKNNYIYSNEVFNIIKKLQGGKQLCIIFDTTYTSYFVPTCTTITYNKSINSSEISKNVHLVNTNKKHVYSLKTFGRLRDRHVEPIYVENLKMPLSHDLYKQEEERKKNAKDALIPSIFFFSPDVRDRGDFELVIRNRVRGLLTYCIGKAIVALKKDFSYHDLFIVASQVLVNIKKEYKLKYVKFKLSFLNDHSPDDIKFLSHESLLLRKKGKPEEEPLWKPSLRLNNLNEYMKDICKIKEKKTQVGSSKKCLLIFIKDIKFAAHVKLDSSTEYFVSCFLKSKGLNILYVRRNNTKCQKIVRDKIFFLEYIILNVSDLDNTKIYVELFKKKNKNYFLARSVLRISNTNGNFSLMDEKKNIIGIIDLSIKCVS from the exons ATGAATAACGCAAACACCTATTCTCCACTGTACAGCTCATATGAAAACATTAACATATACAAACAGAACAAGCAACTGGGACATGAAGATTATGACACATCTACGGCCAACATATCGTGCGATTCTAAGGGAAGAATACTGATAAAAG ATATCGAAGATGATAATAAAAACATTGGAACAAAGATCAATGGAATGACCAacacaaaaaatggcatgAAAAATACCaacaaatatgaaaaacGAGAAGACATGCCCCCTGTCCATGTGCAGATGAAATCCCAATCCTTTGCCACAAGTAACcaatatggaaaaaatttaattaatgATAATAACATACCAACGAAGAAATATTTGTATCCCATTTCCGGGCTACGATATGGAAATGTCCTTGGGTCCAAAGACAGTAGTAGCATGAACGATATTCGCTATGGTTACAGAAAGGAGAGCACCTTGAACAGGAACGTCAATTGTAATGGCGCTTACACCACCAAGTACCCTGCGAACTACATAAGCAGCTTGCGTACTCAGGGCAGTTGTTCTCCAAATGGACCACATAACATGTCCAATTATAACCCCCCAAATATAGCGAACAACTTTTCGTCCTACCAAATGCGCGATGGAAAAGAGAACAGAAACATACTTAATGAGttcaacaaaaatatataccaGCACTATAGCAGAATAGTTCTAGATGACTACAACAGAAAGGTGCAAGATCACCATAATGTAAAGTACccaaatgggaaattttcatcatatGACAAAAACTACCATCCAGCTAGCCATAACAATAACCATTCCTTCATTTCGAATGCACGCGAAGCAGTTAACTTTTACAGCAACAATAATATTACGCTGAGAAACTATGTACCATATGGTAACAGGAACTTGCAAAATGACCGTCACATACGTAGTGGTTCATTCATTTTAAGTAGCGACGCACCGAAGAATACCACCCTACATATGTTAAATCCAACGCAAAACATAAAAGATGGATCGAAAAGAaacgtttttaaaatttttaaccgaaaaaaagaacacaataAGAATTTAACTCCTTCCGTTAATTCGTATGACCATCTGCCAAATATtcaaaaagaacaaagaagAAGTCTATCATCCATAAACAGGACAAACTTAAGTTCCACTTCCTTCAGAAGAGACATAAATCAACAGGAAACgtcaaattggaaaagagaacaaaataataatacctttagaaaaatttacaattttatttttccatccaGTCCTAGTAAATCACAAAATAGTTTTGATGCCAAttgtgaaggaaataaatttgtCACCTCTCCAAGGGATTCCTCACTAAATCACCCCTACCCTAGATGCAGTAATGCCTATATGCTGAATAATAACtctaataaaaataaagtgttTAATATGACAGGATATAACCTATCAGATATACATAACGATAAGGTTATTGGCGATTGTAGCAAATGGAACTACAATACTAGCAATTCCAAGCCCTTTCCGAACATCagctttccttcccccaagAATTCGGATCATTTGAAGTACACCTCTCCTGCATTTATCTCAAGGAAAGGGGACGAAATAATGTCTCTACGCCGAGATGATCAATTTGCTAAAATATATTCTGCGCATAACGGAGGAGTACCCAATGGGAACCCGCAAATCAGTGTCGTTTCGCAGAAGAATGCCTATCAGGACGACCGGCACGGGTACCACGAAAAACTCATCACGAATATTTATCAGTTCACGGGTGGACTTGCGCATAAAGGAGGCAATCATAAAAATGTCATGAATAATGGGGTTAATAGCGCCACTAATAATGGAACCAATAACTGCACTAATAATCTTCCGCAAGGAGAAGCAACATCGCCGGCGGATGTGTCCATTGAGGCCCCCCATGACGGCCatgttctccattttgacATATGCAAGGATAGTGCAAAAAGCGGAGATGCCGCAAATATCTCCATCTGCAATAAGAACCAccaggaggggaaaaatagtGCAGTCGAATTAGcccaaaataaaaacgtaGTAAACGAGCAGAATCAGCATCGTTCAACGGAGGCCATTCATCCGAGCAGTCACCCCAACAGCCACCCCAACAGCCACCCCAACAACCACCCCGACAGTCACCCCAAcaaggaaattgaaaaaaacgaaccCCCCAAAGGAGAATCGATGATGAGTACTGACAATAATGCGGCCAATGATGCCAGTGATAATaacaccaaaaaaataaaccaaGTGTTCAAGGAACAAATGAATAATATATACAGAACGTCTATCGAGACGGAGAACAATTCTATAAAAATTGTTAGTGACTATGACAGGAAGAAGAGCAAGCAGAATATATACAATTACAGCACAGTCATACAAAACAACTTCATTAACGGTTCAGATAAAATGTCCAAAATTTTagtaggaataaaaaatgaaaacggaactcaaaacaaaaatgatgcCAACGTAGAGTTTCTAAATGTCAACAAATACATAAATAACATATTCAAAACCAGCAACAATAATTATAAGTATGCAGGTAATAAAGAAGGTGTAGTTATTGGCGAATATGGACAGGGCAACAACACCTCGAAAAATAATCCTTTCGGTCAAATGGACATTAGAGAGAATACCAAATGGGGCATGCCAAACCAAAAGGCCTTTAAAACATACCAAAATTTCAGCCCTAGTGGCGACCACATAATGAACGACGCACATCGCTTACgtgaacttgaaaaaaaacatggagTTATAAGTAATCCCATTTTATGCGCAAATAACATGACCAATGGTATTAACGACAACACGAAACATTTAATGACGAAATGCACTTTGAATAAATTTCtgtatgaacagaaaaaacaagaaatcCAAACGCATGGTAGGAAGATGAGTATTCCTAACACCATGCACCATTTTATGTACATGAATGAAAAGGGATTGGAATCTCTCCCACTAGCAAACCATAAAGAAAATCCAATTGTTAAACTGCTAAACAGGGGTAACCGAAATGGGCCAAACGTTGAGAGTAACATAAATCTAATTGATGGTAATGCACACATCGTTaatatgattaaaaaaatgcacaatggAGGAAACGAGGATGACTTGCCAGATAACGTTATTAGTAATCAAGGGTACATAAAACCTGACCACCTTTCCAGGTTAACCCAaaacgaaatgaataaaaatgtcCTGGGAAATATGAATGATGTTCATTATCAGTACATAAAGTCCATCGTCTCCATGGATGACAAAGCACATGCGCCTATAAATGCTAAAACGAACTATCAAGAAAACGATCCCACAAAGATGCATGCCAATCGGGAGGAACATCCTAAGGACGGAACCGAACATGTTGCCTCCCAAAGTGCAGATGTACATAACATATCactaaaaaaggaaaaaaaaaaaaaatcaggaaaaaaaaaaaaaaaaagctccCAAAATGTGCATTACGATATTGATCAAATATTGCAGCTAAAGTCCAAGGTTTATGAAGAATTAAACACCTGCCTAAAATGCATTAACAGTTTaaccaaaaataaaaaattatttgagCAGTTAAAAAAGTATAAGAATAAACTCGATAAGAAGGCCCGTATGGTGGATGACACCTCTGATCTAAGTCACTCGGACCAAGCGAACTCCTACTATACGATGAGAAATTCGTGTCTGTCGTCCTTCCTCTGCAATGAGAACACAAGCGCTGATGCACAGGGGGTTCAATGTGCCACGGGCGTCGCTAGTGGGGGTTGCGCAACCAGTGTTGATTATCTGGCGAACGCGAAAAATCCACCAAAGCTTCACCCAGACAAGGGCATTTCAAACCACATGGACAACAAGGCCAACGTTGCCACTGGCCCCAGGGACGAGAAGAGCGAACTGATAAAAAAGGTGAATCAAACCagtatttcttctcttcccctaCGAATTGACAAGAGTAAAATTTCCACAAATAAGGATTGTCCGAATCAATTCCAACATAAACAAATAGGACTGAGTGAAcctggaaggaaaaaagataATGTGCATTTCAATTTGTGCGATAAAAACGTATTCAGGGAtgtagaaaaagaagaacgttCCTACCTgaagaatgaagaaagcAGATATTCGCTGTACGAGGAAGAATCCCCCAACgtgggaaagaggaaggcTCTTCTGGTTACTTTAAATTATAATGGGCTGTTAGAAGGTTGTGTGAATGACACTTTGGAAATCTGCGAACATTTAGTAGAGACCTTTAAATTCAATGAATTGATACTGCTGAATGATTGCAACCTTTGTTATAGAAACTTCGTTGCACAAAAGGCTAGCAAAAGTAACATCATTAATAACCTGTACGAATTCGTTGTGAATTCAAACAATGgagatattttatttttttatttctgtgGATATTCCATCAAAATAATTGATTCAAAGTTCTCACAGAATAATAACTTTGCCTTATTGCCAGAGGATCAttcgaaaaataattatatctATTCAAATGAAGTatttaatataataaaaaagttacaagGAGGGAAACAGCTCTGCATAATTTTTGACACTACGTATACTTCCTATTTTGTCCCCACGTGTACCACCATCACATATAATAAGAGCATTAACTCAAGCGAAATTTCCAAAAATGTTCATTTAGTAAATACCAATAAGAAGCATGTCTATTCGTTGAAAACCTTTGGCAGGTTAAGGGATCGACACGTTGAACCCATTTACGTCGAAAATTTGAAGATGCCACTGTCCCATGATTTGTATAAacaggaggaggaaaggaagaagaatgcGAAAGATGCCCTCATCCCCTccatctttttcttctcccctgaTGTGAGGGACCGGGGAGACTTTGAGCTCGTCATCAGAAATAGGGTTAGAG GCCTCCTAACCTACTGTATTGGAAAGGCAATCGTCGCGTTGAAGAAAGATTTCTCCTACCACGACCTGTTCATCGTCGCGTCCCAAGTGCTAGTCAACATCAAGAAGGAGTATAAATTGAAATACGTAAAGTTTAAGTTATCCTTCCTGAATGACCACTCGCCGGATGATATAAAATTCCTCTCGCACGAAAGTCTACTTcttaggaaaaaaggaaagccgGAAGAAGAGCCCCTCTGGAAACCCTCCTTACGATTAAACAACCTAAATGAATATATGAAGGACATTTGCAAaatcaaggagaaaaaaactcaGGTCGGTTCTTCCAAAAAGTGCTTGTTAATATTCATAAAGGATATAAAATTTGCCGCCCACGTCAAGCTGGATTCCTCCACTGAGTACTTCGTCAGTTGTTTTCTTAAATCCAAGGGTCTGAACATTCTCTACGTCAG GCGAAACAATACCAAGTGCCAAAAAATCG